Proteins from a genomic interval of Trifolium pratense cultivar HEN17-A07 linkage group LG6, ARS_RC_1.1, whole genome shotgun sequence:
- the LOC123892944 gene encoding uncharacterized protein LOC123892944: MKLTSKTISSPARTEKFPPPLMRFLRTNAGSRSSRRSRSSPMFVLRKKNTTTIETLEPSSPKVTCMGQVRAKRSSKSKSKSKSKQKQTPKTNRWWIKKPSPCRCRPVWPKWNFFRRKKPSKPKQDSVINIITSECNNNFNIEEERVSVISVESVDNGFGSNSPPKNALLLTRCRSAPYRSSSLASRFWSSPLRSEETESTSVDDDDNDNEKSSSQSMQRESISDKEDSVGERIGSDLENVEELLLKRRVKKEEDEECAVAVARPVVLTRCKSEPARVDYRIAPEVNINLWKKTRLGFAVTSSPLHIISD; encoded by the coding sequence ATGAAGCTAACATCGAAAACCATTTCAAGTCCAGCTCGTACAGAAAAATTTCCACCACCATTAATGAGATTCTTAAGAACCAATGCAGGAAGTAGAAGCAGTAGAAGGTCAAGGTCAAGTCCCATGTTTGTACTTCGTAAAAAAAATACCACCACTATTGAAACTCTAGAACCTTCTTCTCCTAAAGTCACTTGCATGGGTCAAGTTAGAGCCAAACGCtcctcaaaatcaaaatcaaaatcaaaatcaaaacagaAACAAACCCCCAAAACTAACCGCTGGTGGATTAAAAAGCCCAGCCCATGCCGTTGTCGGCCCGTTTGGCCCAAATGGAATttctttagaagaaaaaaaccGTCAAAACCTAAACAAGATTcagttattaatattattacatCAGAGTGTAACAATAATTTCAACATAGAAGAAGAAAGAGTGAGTGTTATTAGTGTTGAATCTGTTGATAATGGTTTTGGTTCAAATTCTCCTCCGAAAAATGCTTTGCTATTAACGAGGTGTAGATCTGCACCGTATAGATCTTCTTCTCTTGCGAGTAGGTTTTGGAGTTCACCTTTGAGAAGTGAAGAAACAGAGTCTACTTcggttgatgatgatgataatgataatgagaAATCGAGTTCGCAATCGATGCAGAGAGAGTCGATTTCTGATAAAGAGGATTCGGTAGGTGAAAGAATTGGTTCAGATTTGGAAAATGTTGAAGAGTTGTTGTTGAAGAGAAGGGTaaaaaaggaagaagatgaagaatgtGCGGTGGCGGTGGCGCGTCCTGTTGTACTGACTAGGTGTAAATCGGAACCGGCGAGAGTAGATTACAGAATTGCCCCTGAGGTAAATATTAATTTGTGGAAAAAGACAAGGTTGGGTTTTGCTGTTACTTCTTCTCCTCTCCACATAATTtctgattaa
- the LOC123892950 gene encoding uncharacterized protein LOC123892950 has translation MASSSRQRNVSMNPVKPEPVDVIWLSSDDEGDNVYQRSQRFERRVANRDANRVANSVANNVAQRTANNVAQRTANNVANNAGKRRVDNNVAQRVIKDRNEICEWITQVTPAMQNLKRKQTLHIPAWVVKRALKDKCDIYLRSAETKRTYDCAILDPGRSSQRYIGDGWYDFVEVHRPKVGDVLHFSLKPPYNLMVVSLMRQKPRTR, from the exons ATGGCGTCCTCGTCCAGACAAAG GAATGTAAGTATGAACCCAGTCAAACCAGAGCCTGTTGACGTAATATGGTTAAGTTCAGATGACGAAGGTGATAATGTTTATCAGAGGTCTCAGAGGTTTGAGAGGAGGGTTGCTAATAGGGATGCTAATAGGGTTGCTAATAGTGTTGCTAACAATGTTGCTCAAAGGACTGCTAACAATGTTGCTCAAAGGACTGCTAACAATGTTGCTAACAATGCTGGTAAGAGGAGGGTGGATAACAATGTTGCTCAAAGAGTGATTAAGGACAGGAATGAAATCTGTGAATGGATAACACAAGTTACACCAGCTATGCAGAATTTGAAGAGGAAACAAACACTG CACATTCCTGCGTGGGTTGTGAAGCGTGCTCTAAAAGACAAGTGCGACATTTACTTGCGATCTGCAGAGACGAAACGTACATATGACTGTGCTATTTTGGATCCGGGACGCTCGTCGCAGAGATACATTGGAGATGGTTGGTATGACTTTGTTGAAGTGCACAGGCCTAAAGTTGGTGACGTCCTCCACTTTTCTCTGAAACCACCTTATAACTTAATGGTTGTTTCATTGATGCGCCAGAAGCCTCGCACCCGCTGA
- the LOC123892948 gene encoding beta-1,4-xylosyltransferase IRX9 translates to MGSLERSKKKTHLWKKAMLHFSLCFVMGFFTGLAPSGKSLIFPSKIEILASNVTKFVAPQPSQISTKNVNKSWIASAPQIHSQKTKATTTKLHVKLLPQLKPKRLVIIVTPTSTKLPYQNVFLRRLANTIKLVDQPLLWIVVEAKTDSTELPEILRKTGIMYRHVVYSEEFMDLEDELNHQRNLALGHIEHHRLSGIVHFAGLSNVYDLQFFQQLRDIEVFGTWPTALLLANRKRVIIEGPVCDSSKVIGWHLRIMNNETITSPIHISSFAFNSSILWDPERWGRTSSVKDTSQNSIKFVKQVVLEDEAKLKGIPPDDCSKILLWRFNFFYARIISKH, encoded by the exons ATGGGTTCATTAGAAAGGTCAAAGAAAAAAACTCATTTATGGAAAAAAGCAATGCTTCATTTTTCTCTATGTTTTGTGATGGGTTTTTTTACAGGTTTAGCTCCATCAGgtaaatctttaatttttcctagcaaaattgaaattttagcTTCAAATGTAACAAAATTTGTAGCACCTCAACCTTctcaaatttcaacaaaaaatgttAACAAAAGTTGGATAGCATCAGCACCACAAATTCATAGCCAAAAAACAAAAGCAACAACAACTAAATTGCATGTAAAATTATTACCTCAATTGAAGCCTAAAAGACTTGTAATCATAGTAACACCAACAAGCACAAAATTACCTTatcaaaatgtttttttaagaaGGTTGGCAAATACTATTAAGCTTGTTGATCAACCATTGCTTTGGATTGTTGTCGAAGCGAAAACCGATTCGACGGAATTGCCGGAAATATTAAGGAAAACTGGTATtatgtatagacatgtggtTTATAGTGAAGAATTTATGGACTTAGAAGATGAATTGAATCATCAGAGAAATTTAGCACTTGGTCACATTGAACATCATAGATTGAGTGGAATTGTTCACTTTGCTGGTCTTTCTAATGTTTATGATCTTCAATTCTTTCAACAGCTTAGAGATATTGA GGTCTTTGGGACATGGCCAACAGCACTATTACTTGCAAACAGAAAAAGAGTGATAATTGAAGGACCTGTATGTGACTCATCTAAAGTCATTGGATGGCATTTAAGGATTATGAACAATGAGACAATTACTTCTCCCATTCATATCTCAAGTTTTGCATTCAATAGCTCTATTCTTTGGGACCCTGAGAGATGGGGCCGCACTTCCTCAGTTAAAGACACTTCTCAG AATTCAATCAAGTTTGTGAAGCAAGTAGTACTAGAAGATGAGGCTAAGTTGAAGGGAATTCCACCAGATGATTGCTCCAAAATCTTGCTATGGCgtttcaactttttttatgCACGCATCATTTCCAAGCACTAA
- the LOC123892947 gene encoding pentatricopeptide repeat-containing protein At3g53360, mitochondrial codes for MTIRNLIRCMHTYVRSELPADSCISLMCKQQHYKEALEAFDFHLKNLNIHFEPSTYTSLVLACANFRSLEYAKKIHNHILKSSYQPNIVLQNHMINMYGKCGSMKDARNVFDTMQLRNVVSWTSMISGYSQNGQENDAIVMYIQMARSGQFPDQLTFGSIIKACCIAGDVELGRQLHAHVNKSWFGHHLIPQNALISMYTNFGQIAHASNVFTMISTKDLISWGSMITGYTQQGYRIEALYLFRDMLRQGFYQPNEFIFGSVFSACSNLLQVEYGKQVHGMCVKFGLRRNVFVGCSLCDMYAKFGFLPAAKMAFCQIKSPDIVSWNAIIAAFADSGDANEAIDFFRQVMHMGLIPDSVTFISLLCACESPTTLNQGMQIHSYAVKIGFNKEVTVCNSLLTMYTKCSNLHDALNVFRDISGNANLVSWNAILSACFQHKQEGETFVLFKQMLFSENKPDSITITTLLGTCAELTSLGVGNQVHCFSIKSGLVLDVSVCNGLIDMYAKCGSLKQARDVFDSTQNPDIVSWSSLIVGYAQFGLGHEALNLFSIMTNLGFRPNEVTYLGALSACSHIGLVDEGWCLYKSMETEHGIPPTREHFSCMVDLLARAGCLREAETFIQKSGFDPDITTWKTILAACKTHNNNVDIAERAAENILKLDSSNSAAMVMLSNIHASAGNWEDVAKLRNLMKQMGIQKVPGQSWIEVKDKIHVFFSEDSSHPQRSNIYTMLEDLWLQILDDGYDPCQH; via the coding sequence ATGACCATTCGAAACCTAATTCGATGTATGCATACTTATGTAAGATCAGAGCTACCAGCCGATAGTTGCATCAGCTTGATGTGTAAGCAACAGCATTACAAGGAAGCGCTTGAAGCGTTTGATTTTCATCTGAAGAATTTGAATATCCATTTTGAACCAAGCACCTATACGAGTCTAGTTTTGGCTTGTGCCAACTTTAGATCTCTTGAATACGCCAAGAAAATCCATAATCACATTTTAAAATCCAGTTACCAACCAAACATTGTTCTCCAAAATCATATGATTAATATGTATGGAAAATGTGGTTCTATGAAGGATGCTAGAAATGTTTTTGATACAATGCAGCTGCGAAATGTGGTCTCTTGGACTTCAATGATTTCTGGATACTCACAAAACGGTCAAGAAAACGATGCTATCGTCATGTATATTCAAATGGCGCGGTCGGGTCAGTTTCCGGACCAGTTAACCTTTGGAAGCATAATTAAGGCTTGCTGCATTGCAGGGGATGTAGAATTAGGCAGGCAACTTCATGCCCATGTAAATAAATCATGGTTTGGTCATCACTTGATTCCCCAAAATGCACTTATTTCAATGTACACAAATTTTGGACAAATTGCACATGCCTCAAATGTATTTACAATGATTTCTACAAAGGATTTAATTTCTTGGGGTTCCATGATTACAGGATATACTCAACAAGGTTATAGGATAGAAGCTTTATATCTTTTCCGAGATATGCTCAGGCAGGGTTTTTATCAGCCAAATGAGTTCATATTTGGCAGTGTTTTCAGTGCTTGCAGCAACCTTCTTCAAGTTGAATATGGAAAGCAAGTACATGGTATGTGTGTTAAATTTGGTTTACGCAGGAACGTTTTTGTTGGATGCTCTCTCTGTGACATGTATGCGAAATTTGGATTCTTACCTGCAGCAAAGATGGCATTCTGTCAGATTAAAAGCCCTGATATAGTGTCATGGAATGCAATTATTGCAGCATTTGCTGACAGTGGTGATGCTAATGAAGCCATAGATTTTTTCCGCCAGGTGATGCATATGGGACTGATCCCAGACAGCGTTACTTTTATTTCATTACTTTGCGCTTGTGAGAGCCCCACGACACTCAACCAAGGCATGCAAATTCATTCTTACGCTGTGAAAATAGGTTTCAATAAGGAAGTAACCGTATGCAACTCATTGCTAACCATGTACACGAAGTGCTCAAATCTACACGATGCATTGAATGTTTTCAGAGATATAAGCGGAAATGCGAACTTAGTTTCTTGGAATGCAATTCTTTCAGCATGCTTCCAGCACAAGCAAGAAGGAGAGACTTTCGTATTATTTAAACAAATGCTTTTTTCTGAAAATAAGCCTGACAGTATCACCATAACTACTTTATTAGGAACTTGTGCTGAACTGACATCTTTAGGAGTTGGGAATCAAGTCCATTGCTTTAGTATTAAAAGTGGGCTAGTGCTTGATGTTTCTGTGTGCAATGGATTGATTGACATGTATGCGAAATGTGGATCACTTAAACAAGCTCGAGATGTTTTTGATTCAACACAAAACCCGGATATAGTCTCATGGAGTAGTTTAATTGTTGGCTATGCTCAGTTTGGGCTTGGACATGAAGCTCTAAATCTCTTTAGCATCATGACGAATCTTGGCTTTCGGCCTAATGAAGTCACATATCTTGGCGCTCTCAGCGCGTGCAGTCACATTGGATTAGTTGACGAAGGCTGGTGCTTATATAAATCCATGGAAACGGAACACGGGATTCCACCTACAAGAGAGCACTTCTCTTGCATGGTTGATTTGCTTGCTCGCGCTGGATGTTTGCGCGAAGCAGAAACTTTTATTCAGAAATCAGGATTTGACCCTGACATTACTACATGGAAAACTATACTTGCTGCTTGTaaaactcataataataatgttgaCATCGCAGAGCGAGCTGCAGAAAATATACTGAAACTTGATTCTTCCAATTCTGCTGCAATGGTGATGCTTTCTAACATACATGCTTCTGCTGGTAATTGGGAAGATGTTGCTAAACTAAGGAACTTAATGAAACAAATGGGTATACAAAAGGTTCCTGGTCAAAGCTGGATAGAAGTTAAGGATAAGATTCATGTATTCTTCTCAGAAGATAGTTCACATCCACAAAGGAGCAATATATACACAATGCTTGAAGATTTATGGTTGCAGATTCTGGATGATGGTTATGATCCTTGCCAACATTAG
- the LOC123892946 gene encoding DEAD-box ATP-dependent RNA helicase 57, which translates to MANDSSFLFAGIRFDRKKFGTDIARFQKKDTDNSLVKIQSVIEDEENKETIEAVSAKKRKRKKTSSEAVDGFSVFRSSTSKSNKEVKVDDNEDESIRLKKEQNKQLERDAIFRKNHNIHVSGYNVSSPLQSFDELNTRYKCPSYLLRNLAELGFREPTPIQRQAIPVLLQDRECFACAPTGSGKTLAFVCPMLMKLKAHAKGGVRAVIICHSRELSGQTYRECKKLAKGEKFRIKLMTKSLLRNADFSKFSCDILISTPLRLRLAIKKKKVDLSRVEYLVLDESDKLFEPGLFTQIDSIIKACTNPSIIRSLFSATLPDFVEDRARELMHDAVRVIVGRKNMASETIKQKLVFTGSEEGKLIAIRQSFAESLNPPVLIFVQSKERAKELYGELAFDNIRVDVIHSDLSQDERENAVDNFRAGKTWVLIATDVVARGMDFKGINCVINYDFPDSASAYIHRIGRSGRAGRSGEAITFYTEEDIPFLRNVANIMASSGCEVPSWLTELQKKKWKKHRPNRDSISTKPVVEKENSTKPDL; encoded by the exons ATGGCTAATGACTCGTCGTTTTTGTTCGCCGGCATTCGTTTCGATAGAAAGAAATTCGGCACCGATATTGCTAGGTTTCAG aaaaaagataccGACAACAGTTTGGTGAAGATTCAGAGTGTgatagaagatgaagaaaacaaGGAAACAATAGAAGCTGTTTCTGCTAAGAAGAGAAAGCGCAAGAAAACCTCTTCAG AAGCGGTTGACGGATTCAGTGTGTTCCGAAGTTCCACATCCAAGTCAAACAAAGAAGTCAAAGTCGATGACAACGAGGATGAGTCCATTCGGCTgaagaaagaacaaaataagCAACTTGAG CGTGATGCAATCTTCAGAAAGAATCATAACATTCATGTCTCCGGTTACAATGTGTCTTCCCCACTTCAAAGCTTTGACGAGTTGAATACAAG ATATAAATGTCCGTCCTATTTATTACGGAATCTGGCAGAACTTGGATTCAGAGAACCAACACCAATCCAACGACAGGCTATTCCAGTACTCTTACAG GATCGTGAATGTTTTGCCTGTGCCCCAACTGGCTCTGGAAAAACCCTTGCATTTGTGTGTCCCATGCTCATGAAGCTCAAG GCTCATGCAAAAGGCGGCGTTCGAGCTGTTATTATTTGTCACAGTCGTGAATTATCTGGTCAAACATATCGAGAGTGCAAAAAGCTTGCCAAAGGGGAAAAGTTCCGCATCAAGTTAATGACAAAAAGTCTTTTAAGAAATGctgatttttcaaaattttcttgtGACATACTTATATCCACGCCACTTCGATTACGCTTGGCTATCAAGAAGAAAAAGGTTGATCTCAGCAG AGTTGAGTATCTTGTCCTTGATGAGTCTGATAAGCTATTTGAGCCTGGGTTGTTCACGCAGATTGATTCTATTATCAAAGCATGCACAAATCCCTCAATAATACGCTCTCTGTTCAGTGCTACTTTACCTGATTTTGTTGAAGATCGTGCTCGAGAACTGATGCATGATGCTGTTCGGGTAATTGTTGGCAGGAA GAATATGGCTTCTGAAACAATTAAGCAAAAGTTGGTTTTTACGGGAAGCGAAGAAGGAAAACTTATAGCAATTCGGCAAAGTTTTGCAGAG AGTTTAAATCCTCCAGTATTGATATTTGTCCAAAGCAAGGAGCGAGCCAAGGAGCTGTATGGGGAACTTGCATTCGACAATATTAGAGTTGATGTCATCCATTCGGATTTGTCTCAAGATGAG CGAGAAAATGCAGTTGACAACTTCAGAGCTGGTAAAACATGGGTTTTGATTGCCACTGATGTGGTTGCTCGGGGAATGGATTTCAAAGGCATTAACTGTGTGATCAATTATGACTTCCCAGATTCTGCATCGGCATATATCCACAGAATTG GTCGTTCTGGCAGAGCAGGGAGGAGTGGCGAAGCGATTACATTTTACACAGAGGAGGATATTCCATTCTTGCGGAATGTAGCTAATATAATGGCATCCTCAGGTTGTGAAGTTCCATCCTGGTTGACGGAGTTACAGAAAAAGAAGTGGAAGAAGCACCGGCCCAACAGAGATTCTATCTCAACCAAACCTGTAGTCGAAAAGGAAAACTCAACAAAACCTGATCTATAA
- the LOC123891661 gene encoding protein FAR1-RELATED SEQUENCE 5-like, protein MEHTDESVDVESRDLHSTKGTDTYDLESNADEDDSYSGSSGDERSETESSETGEDASDNIGAAVHSEVNFDSITSDEIRAMEFATVSEAYEFYYRYGKCKGFAIRKASSRIKELDGNKVTQMKQFVCNRHGLREKKHLTRLDRKVEHRRLSRTNCEARFRVQYRKQKDRYVVTAFVECHNHELTPARFVHLHPVYRKISEADKAQIDGLQTRGIRTCHIMGYMIAQKGGYASVGFTKKDLYNYFDKKMRECIKDGDVVASLNYLNVKSSTDPMLYAEYAVDNSNGRMRSLFWADGSSRSDYFCFGDVLAFDTTYRKNKYNYPLVVFSGCNHHSQTVIFGAALVADETTETYKWVLNCFLECMEGKQPKAVVTDGDGAMREAIKQIFPDATHRLCAWHLNKNAVENVKDNPEFLDGFQKAMYSNFTKDEFEEYWSELIKETEVEQHPWVVKTYENRSLWATGYLRDQFFGRIRTTSQCEAVNAIIKTYVRTKGCIFEFMHNFDQVLRDYRNNELEADFKSKFTVPVLTTQLRVIESDAANTYTAEIFKEVKEQILKAGALIVKHKSDHGDTKIYTLTKFCNDTYERKVVFDGTTLQCSCKLFDSRGVPCSHIFYVMKDEHVDHIPRPLVLSRWTKDAKIEYLNNMECNGDVDSNVVEEARFGAYCSAFTSFCKEAAKKNGVYGQILDDIMKLQKKYCINDDPIIGTQNPAVGDPVAVKSKGAPKKKKKEPKSVRRCGKCNATTHNARTCSEGTQKATEPIVDLQSVSISDAISQMDEKKKRKATCNVDRSVQKKGSRPPIHRGAKATVTTQADTNGCYNQMHFQAQMDVTGTSRHLNAMCGVQPVMPMVPHMFQPMHLQPVYPMYGMSVGQTASSCYGMLQQSVGQSSRSCYSLLQQVEKAATND, encoded by the exons ATGGAACACACCGACGAATCTGTTGACGTTGAGTCCAGAGACCTTCATTCCACTAAAGGTACTGATACGTATGATTTAGAATCGAATGCCGACGAGGATGACAGTTATTCAGGATCCAGTGGGGATGAAAGGTCAGAGACTGAAAGTTCCGAGACTGGCGAAGATGCATCTGATAATATTGGAGCTGCAGTTCATAGTGAGGTAAATTTTGATTCAATTACTTCTGATGAGATTCGAGCCATGGAATTTGCTACTGTTAGTGAagcttatgaattttattaCCGGTATGGTAAATGTAAGGGTTTTGCTATTAGGAAAGCTTCTAGTAGGATAAAAGAGTTAGATGGTAATAAAGTAACACAAATGAAGCAGTTTGTTTGCAACAGACATGGTTTAAGAGAGAAGAAACATTTAACCAGGTTAGATAGGAAAGTAGAACATAGACGTTTGAGCCGTACAAATTGTGAAGCTAGGTTTCGTGTGCAATACAGAAAACAAAAGGATAGATATGTAGTTACTGCTTTCGTAGAGTGTCATAACCATGAATTAACCCCAGCTAGGTTTGTTCACCTGCACCCTGTTTATCGTAAAATATCTGAAGCAGATAAGGCTCAGATTGATGGTCTTCAAACACGTGGAATTAGAACTTGTCATATAATGGGGTACATGATTGCCCAGAAGGGTGGATATGCTAGTGTTGGATTTACAAAGAAAGATTTGtacaattattttgataaaaaaatgcgtGAGTGTATTAAAGATGGTGATGTTGTCGCTTCTTTAAATTATCTTAATGTAAAGTCGTCTACTGATCCCATGCTATATGCTGAGTATGCCGTCGACAATAGTAATGGACGAATGAGGTCTCTATTTTGGGCTGATGGCAGTAGCAGATCAGACTACTTTTGTTTTGGTGATGTGCTTGCCTTTGACACGACTTACCGGAAGAATAAATACAACTATCCATTGGTTGTATTTTCAGGGTGTAACCACCATTCTCAGACAGTAATTTTTGGTGCTGCATTGGTAGCAGATGAAACGACGGAGACGTACAAGTGggtgttgaattgttttttagAGTGCATGGAAGGTAAACAACCAAAAGCAGTGGTAACAGATGGAGATGGGGCAATGAGGGAGGCCATAAAACAGATTTTTCCCGATGCCACCCACAGGTTATGTGCTTGGCATTTGAATAAGAATGCAGTTGAGAATGTGAAAGACAATCCAGAATTTTTGGACGGTTTTCAAAAAGCCATGTACTCAAATTTCACAAAGGATGAATTTGAAGAGTATTGGTCAGAGCTAATTAAAGAAACTGAAGTGGAACAACATCCATGGGTTGTCAAAACTTATGAGAATAGGTCACTATGGGCAACTGGATATCTACGTGATCAGTTTTTTGGACGTATAAGGACTACGTCTCAATGTGAAGCTGTTAATGCAATAATAAAGACTTATGTCAGGACGAAAGGCTGCATTTTTGAATtcatgcataattttgatcagGTTTTGAGAGATTACAGAAATAATGAATTGGAAGCTGATTTTAAGTCAAAGTTTACGGTACCTGTGTTGACAACTCAACTGCGTGTGATTGAGAGTGATGCCGCCAATACTTATACTGCGGAGATTTTCAAAGAAGTTAAAGAGCAAATTCTGAAGGCTGGTGCATTGATAGTTAAGCATAAAAGTGATCACGGGGATACAAAGATTTATACATTAACAAAATTTTGTAACGATACATATGAAAGGAAAGTTGTATTTGATGGTACCACATTGCAATGTTCGTGTAAGTTGTTTGATTCTCGCGGTGTTCCATGTTctcatatattttatgtcatgAAGGATGAACATGTTGATCATATTCCTAGGCCCTTGGTATTGTCGCGATGGACCAAGGATGCCAAAATTGAGTATTTGAACAACATGGAATGTAATGGTGATGTTGATTCGAACGTAGTTGAGGAAGCTCGTTTTGGTGCATATTGTTCGGCCTTTACAAGTTTTTGCAAAGAAGCTGCAAAAAAGAATGGTGTGTATGGCCAAATTTTGGATGACATtatgaaattacaaaaaaagtACTGCATTAATGATGATCCTATTATTGGGACACAAAATCCAGCAGTCGGTGATCCGGTGGCGGTTAAGAGTAAAGGTgctccaaagaaaaaaaagaaagaaccaAAATCTGTCAGGCGATGTGGAAAATGCAACGCTACAACTCATAATGCGAGGACATGTTCCGAG GGTACACAAAAAGCGACAGAACCAATAGTTGATTTGCAGTCGGTGTCGATATCTGATGCTATAAGCCAAATGGATGAG aaaaagaaaagaaaagcaacCTGCAATGTTGACAGAAGTGTGCAAAAGAAGGGTTCACGTCCACCGATACACCGTGGCGCTAAGGCCACAGTGACAACACAAGCAGACACAAATGGATGTTACAATCAAATGCATTTCCAAGCACAGATGGATGTTACAGGCACAAGCAGACATTTAAATGCAATGTGTGGAGTTCAACCTGTTATGCCGATGGTACCTCATATGTTTCAACCAATGCATTTGCAACCCGTATACCCAATGTATGGAATGAGTGTTGGGCAAACTGCAAGTTCGTGCTACGGTATGCTACAACAGAGTGTCGGGCAATCTTCACGTTCGTGCTACAGTCTGCTACAACAAGTTGAAAAGGCTGCTACTAATGATTGA